A portion of the Sulfurospirillum diekertiae genome contains these proteins:
- a CDS encoding LPP20 family lipoprotein, whose translation MNRWFVTLLASLGLILLVAGCSAKKDEPPKNPKDAMYDFSNEKSIVVYGEGIAPQNTVSPAQAIALAKRAAITDGYRQLGEKLYGVKINSTETVRDAMLKDSRITAQVNALIKDAAITDATFKDGLYSIRMEVTMSARRWQELFAY comes from the coding sequence ATGAATAGATGGTTTGTAACACTTTTGGCAAGTTTGGGTTTAATTTTATTGGTTGCAGGGTGCTCAGCAAAAAAGGATGAACCACCTAAAAATCCAAAAGACGCTATGTATGATTTCAGTAATGAAAAATCAATTGTCGTTTATGGTGAAGGTATTGCACCTCAAAATACAGTTTCTCCTGCACAAGCAATTGCATTAGCAAAACGTGCTGCAATTACCGATGGGTATCGCCAACTGGGTGAGAAACTCTATGGTGTAAAAATTAACTCTACAGAAACCGTTAGAGATGCAATGTTGAAAGATTCTCGTATTACTGCACAAGTCAATGCTTTGATTAAAGATGCTGCGATTACGGATGCAACATTTAAAGATGGTTTATACAGTATTCGTATGGAAGTTACTATGAGTGCACGTAGGTGGCAAGAACTTTTTGCTTATTAA
- a CDS encoding sigma-54-dependent transcriptional regulator has protein sequence MHVAIVEDDINMRKSLEIALGEYEEFKISTYKSALDALKKIDSSVDLIVTDINMPGMDGIEFIKKLDGAYDIIVITGNATLSRAIESVRLGVKDFLTKPFEIETLVEAIKRHDKIRTKVKESFEKIDSTKEENGDFIANSPELEKALTIARKAAKTDVSVLLLGESGVGKELFANYVHKNSPRSKNPFVAINMAAIPENLLESELFGYEKGAFTDAIAEKKGYFEVANGGTLFLDEIGEMPMTLQAKLLRVIQERVMVRVGGTKELIIDVRIVSATNADIKRSIKEGHFREDLYYRLNTIPIEIAPLRQRKEEILPICEVILERVTKKYGLQKRYFSEEAIESLMTYRWPGNIRELISVVERAVILSDTEAISKEDLFLESRNWFSS, from the coding sequence ATGCATGTTGCAATTGTAGAAGATGATATAAATATGAGAAAATCCCTTGAGATAGCACTTGGGGAGTATGAAGAATTTAAAATCTCTACGTATAAAAGCGCACTTGATGCCCTTAAAAAGATTGATTCCAGTGTCGATTTGATTGTGACTGATATTAATATGCCGGGAATGGATGGCATTGAGTTTATTAAAAAACTTGATGGTGCTTATGACATTATCGTTATTACAGGCAACGCGACGCTCAGTCGTGCCATTGAGTCTGTTCGCTTAGGTGTCAAAGATTTTTTAACCAAGCCTTTTGAAATTGAAACACTCGTTGAAGCCATTAAGCGACATGATAAAATTCGTACTAAAGTAAAAGAAAGTTTTGAAAAGATTGATAGCACCAAAGAAGAAAATGGCGATTTTATAGCAAACTCTCCAGAACTTGAAAAAGCACTTACCATTGCTAGAAAAGCGGCAAAAACGGATGTGAGTGTGCTTCTTTTGGGTGAAAGTGGCGTGGGAAAAGAGCTTTTTGCCAACTACGTGCATAAAAATTCTCCTCGCTCTAAAAATCCATTTGTTGCCATTAATATGGCTGCTATTCCTGAAAACCTTTTGGAGAGCGAGCTTTTTGGCTATGAAAAAGGGGCATTTACGGATGCTATTGCAGAAAAAAAAGGTTATTTTGAAGTTGCCAATGGCGGAACGCTGTTTTTAGATGAGATTGGTGAAATGCCAATGACTCTTCAGGCGAAGCTTCTAAGGGTGATTCAAGAGCGTGTTATGGTGCGCGTAGGTGGAACAAAAGAGCTTATTATTGATGTTCGTATTGTTTCTGCGACGAATGCCGATATTAAACGAAGCATTAAAGAAGGACATTTTAGAGAAGACCTTTACTATAGGCTCAATACGATTCCTATTGAAATAGCACCGCTTCGACAACGTAAAGAGGAAATTTTACCCATTTGCGAGGTGATTTTAGAGCGTGTTACGAAGAAATATGGGTTGCAAAAGCGTTATTTTTCAGAAGAGGCAATCGAATCTTTAATGACGTATCGATGGCCTGGGAATATTCGAGAGTTGATCTCTGTGGTAGAACGTGCAGTGATCTTAAGTGATACCGAAGCGATCAGTAAAGAAGATCTCTTCTTAGAGAGTCGTAACTGGTTTAGTTCGTAG
- a CDS encoding aspartate-semialdehyde dehydrogenase → MKKYNVAIVGATGAVGEELCRVLEEVDFPVNNLVPLASSKSAGLEVEFKGKTYKVLELTEKAFEENDVEIAFFSAGGDISAHYAPFAAEAGAVVIDNTSHFRMDPDVPLVVPECNPDDIGQWQNRGIIANPNCSTIQMVQVLKPLDDIFNITRVDVATYQAVSGAGKSGMEELVNQMQDFFAFKLDQCEPKTFSHQIALNVIPHIDVFMDNDYTKEEMKMVNETQKILGKTMEISATCVRVPVMRSHSEAITIHFEKDVNLEKAIEALKNAENVIVLDNPAKKEYPMPIISTDTNETYVGRIRKDINRDNILHLWCVADQIRVGAATNAVRIAQKWIKREEA, encoded by the coding sequence ATGAAAAAGTACAATGTAGCAATCGTTGGCGCTACGGGTGCAGTTGGTGAAGAGCTGTGTAGAGTTTTAGAAGAGGTTGATTTTCCTGTCAATAATCTCGTTCCTCTTGCAAGCAGCAAGAGTGCAGGACTTGAAGTTGAGTTCAAAGGTAAAACCTATAAAGTCCTTGAGCTCACTGAAAAAGCATTTGAAGAGAACGATGTTGAAATTGCATTTTTCAGTGCAGGTGGTGATATTTCCGCACATTATGCTCCTTTTGCAGCAGAAGCAGGTGCAGTCGTTATTGACAATACCAGCCATTTTAGAATGGATCCAGATGTTCCTTTGGTCGTTCCTGAATGCAATCCTGATGATATTGGGCAATGGCAAAATCGAGGCATTATCGCCAATCCAAACTGCTCAACCATTCAAATGGTGCAAGTGTTAAAACCACTCGATGATATCTTTAATATTACTCGTGTGGATGTTGCCACTTATCAAGCGGTCAGCGGTGCGGGTAAAAGTGGTATGGAAGAACTGGTCAATCAGATGCAAGACTTTTTTGCCTTTAAACTCGATCAGTGTGAGCCAAAAACATTTTCACATCAAATTGCTCTCAATGTTATTCCTCATATTGATGTTTTCATGGATAATGACTACACTAAAGAAGAGATGAAAATGGTCAATGAGACTCAAAAAATCTTAGGTAAAACGATGGAAATTAGCGCAACATGTGTTCGTGTTCCAGTTATGCGAAGTCACTCTGAAGCGATCACCATTCATTTTGAAAAAGATGTCAATTTAGAAAAAGCGATTGAAGCACTTAAAAATGCAGAAAATGTAATTGTTTTGGATAACCCAGCGAAAAAAGAGTACCCAATGCCAATTATTTCAACCGATACCAACGAGACCTATGTAGGAAGAATTCGTAAAGATATCAACCGCGATAACATACTTCATCTTTGGTGTGTTGCTGATCAAATTCGTGTAGGCGCTGCGACCAATGCGGTGAGAATTGCACAAAAATGGATCAAAAGAGAAGAGGCTTAA
- a CDS encoding YqhA family protein, with translation MLEKLFERGLWSTRLMTLLAVVFSILAAFALFFLASADLYHVLVLTYQYFFTNFHPENFHADIVADIIGAIDLYLIAVVLLIFGFGIYELFISEIDVAKGTGGDKILYVSSLDELKDKIAKVIVMVLIVSFFQRVLHAEYKGALEMLYLSFSILALSLGLYFLHKNGGKHE, from the coding sequence ATGCTAGAAAAATTATTTGAGCGAGGGTTGTGGTCGACGCGACTCATGACCCTCTTAGCGGTTGTCTTTAGTATTTTAGCCGCTTTTGCACTTTTCTTTTTAGCCAGTGCAGATCTTTACCATGTTTTGGTATTGACCTATCAGTATTTTTTCACAAATTTTCATCCTGAAAATTTTCATGCAGATATTGTCGCGGATATTATTGGCGCGATTGATCTTTATCTAATTGCCGTTGTTCTGCTCATCTTTGGTTTTGGTATTTATGAGCTTTTTATCTCTGAAATTGATGTAGCTAAAGGTACGGGTGGCGATAAGATTTTATATGTGAGCTCTTTAGATGAGCTAAAAGATAAAATCGCAAAAGTCATTGTGATGGTCTTAATCGTAAGCTTTTTTCAACGTGTGCTTCATGCTGAATACAAGGGCGCTTTAGAGATGCTCTATCTTTCATTTTCTATTTTGGCTCTTTCCTTAGGGCTCTATTTTTTACATAAAAATGGAGGAAAACACGAATGA
- the hemE gene encoding uroporphyrinogen decarboxylase produces the protein MIFVDACFGKKTPYTPVWMMRQAGRYLPEYMEVRAQAGDFLSLCKNPEKACEVTLQPVDILGVDAAILFSDILVVPLEMGMELQFLKGEGPVFSHPIKNQADLDKLSVEKAIDGLAYVYETIKLIRGKLAADKALIGFCGAPWTLATYMIEGQGTKTYALVKKMIYSNPQFMHALLKKVTEVLKGYMERQIQSGANVVMIFDSWAAALEESAYFEFSWSYMKEISAYLKAKYPHVPVILFPKGISGYLDKIDGEFDVFGVDWSTPIELAKAKLGGKYVLQGNMEPTRLYNKEAIDEGIEHIVNVMKNERHIFNLGHGILPDIPVEHAQYFIKQVQTRTKI, from the coding sequence ATGATTTTTGTAGATGCATGTTTCGGTAAAAAAACGCCTTATACACCGGTATGGATGATGCGTCAAGCAGGGCGTTATTTGCCTGAGTATATGGAAGTGAGAGCTCAAGCAGGAGATTTTTTATCTCTTTGCAAAAACCCTGAAAAAGCCTGTGAAGTCACGCTTCAACCGGTTGATATTTTGGGTGTGGATGCTGCGATTTTATTTAGCGATATTTTAGTGGTTCCCTTAGAAATGGGCATGGAGCTTCAGTTTTTAAAAGGCGAGGGGCCTGTCTTTTCACATCCCATTAAAAATCAAGCGGATTTGGACAAGCTCAGTGTTGAAAAAGCGATTGATGGCTTAGCCTACGTTTATGAGACGATTAAATTGATTCGTGGCAAACTCGCTGCGGATAAAGCGCTCATAGGTTTTTGCGGTGCGCCTTGGACACTTGCAACCTATATGATTGAAGGTCAAGGCACCAAGACCTACGCTTTGGTTAAAAAGATGATCTACTCTAACCCTCAGTTTATGCATGCGTTGCTTAAAAAAGTGACGGAAGTACTTAAGGGTTATATGGAGCGTCAGATTCAAAGTGGTGCGAATGTTGTGATGATTTTTGATTCATGGGCGGCGGCACTTGAAGAGAGTGCGTATTTTGAGTTCAGTTGGTCGTATATGAAAGAGATCAGCGCGTATCTCAAAGCAAAATATCCGCATGTGCCTGTCATTTTATTTCCTAAAGGCATTAGTGGTTATTTGGATAAAATCGATGGTGAATTTGATGTCTTTGGTGTGGATTGGTCAACGCCGATTGAGCTTGCGAAAGCAAAATTAGGAGGCAAATATGTCCTTCAAGGCAATATGGAACCGACACGTCTTTACAACAAAGAGGCGATTGATGAGGGGATTGAGCATATTGTGAATGTGATGAAAAATGAGAGACATATCTTTAACTTAGGACACGGCATTTTGCCAGATATTCCCGTTGAACACGCTCAATACTTCATTAAACAGGTACAAACTCGTACAAAGATCTAA
- a CDS encoding radical SAM protein — protein sequence MKQCNFDCLYCELKGAKTVDKAKDAPSFHEVLDALKMALSKHQNLDVITLTANGEPTLYPELDALVDAILILPNRPKLLILSNGSTIHDEAIQKTLSKIDIVKLSLDCVSPKCFKKLDRAHKGIEIGQIIEGMKQFRTRYQGTLVIEILVVERLNDTEEEFHALNAALHEINPDRIDVSTIDRPPAYAVKGVSIERLVELSNLLEDLHVNIAYKKNYISEKRYFSEEEIYELLKRRPQSFEDIALCFDAQSLKNLNHLVEKNALHVKNIAGVNFYKVT from the coding sequence ATCAAACAATGTAATTTTGACTGCCTCTATTGTGAGCTCAAAGGGGCTAAAACAGTCGATAAGGCGAAAGATGCACCTTCATTCCATGAAGTGTTAGATGCGCTTAAAATGGCACTCTCTAAGCATCAAAACCTTGATGTCATTACACTCACCGCCAATGGCGAGCCCACCCTTTACCCTGAGCTTGACGCACTGGTGGATGCTATTCTTATTTTACCCAATCGCCCAAAACTGCTGATTCTCTCCAATGGCTCTACGATTCATGATGAGGCGATTCAAAAAACGCTTTCTAAAATTGATATTGTCAAACTCTCTTTGGATTGTGTCAGTCCAAAATGCTTTAAGAAGCTTGATCGCGCGCACAAAGGGATTGAAATTGGGCAGATTATCGAAGGTATGAAACAATTTAGAACGCGCTATCAAGGGACATTGGTCATTGAAATTTTAGTGGTAGAAAGGCTCAATGATACCGAAGAGGAATTTCATGCTCTCAATGCGGCATTGCATGAGATCAATCCTGATCGCATTGATGTCAGTACCATTGATCGCCCACCTGCGTATGCGGTCAAAGGTGTCAGCATTGAGCGTTTAGTCGAGCTTTCAAATCTCTTGGAAGATTTACATGTAAACATTGCGTATAAGAAAAACTACATCTCTGAAAAGCGTTATTTTAGCGAAGAGGAGATTTATGAACTTCTTAAACGAAGGCCTCAAAGCTTTGAAGATATAGCGCTTTGTTTTGATGCGCAAAGTTTGAAAAATCTCAACCATTTGGTCGAAAAAAATGCTTTACATGTAAAAAATATTGCAGGCGTGAATTTTTATAAAGTAACCTAG
- a CDS encoding TRAP transporter permease, translating to MKTLEERLDDEKLISEFEGHRDFEKGSWHYWLIAAIAFSWSLFQLYMVIEPGNSAHARAIHLAFGLALAFSMHAMYKSPKLQSTITWYDFGIMIVGIAAVLYQWYAYKDLAMRSGAWTQTDIIVGVTTILVVLEASRRVMGLPLMVVAMVFLAYDYFGPYLPDMIAHKGASLNKIVGQMVLTTEGIFGVPLGVSASFVFLFVLFGALLDRAGAGEYFIKLAYTILGRYDGGPAKAAVAASGMFGMISGSSIANTVTVGTFTIPLMKRLGFSAHKAAAVETAASVNGQLMPPIMGAAAFIMAEFLGLDYTDIVFAAFIPAFTCYIALFYIVHLEAKKHGLKGEDPNILGRVWPIFIHGIHYLIPIFFLIYTLVVLRQSAQSAAFSAIMFLMIIMLVQKPLKALINQEKVTLSLFVEGLADIGHGMVNGGKNMVSVAIATAVAGIIVGSVTLTGIGLVLAEVIDNLANGYILGVLFLTAFVSLVLGMGLPTTANYIVMAALTAPIIMDLAGSNGYLIPALAAHMFVFYFGILADDTPPVGMAAYAAAAVAKSDPIITGIQAFIYDIRTGILPFMFFFNNELLLISGVDANDPNDPSKWIWITNPFEIALIFGGAIFGMFAFTSATQSFILTKINNIERILLIVVIPFLMLPKLMAAKLGLPSHYFAYVIGFTLYGLIYFGQRVKYKKQQLALA from the coding sequence CCAACTTTATATGGTCATTGAACCAGGTAATAGCGCTCATGCAAGAGCGATTCACTTAGCCTTTGGCCTTGCTCTCGCATTTTCAATGCATGCTATGTATAAAAGTCCTAAACTTCAATCAACCATTACATGGTATGACTTTGGTATTATGATTGTAGGTATTGCTGCTGTTTTATACCAATGGTATGCCTATAAAGACTTAGCTATGCGCTCAGGTGCATGGACACAAACCGATATCATCGTTGGTGTTACAACCATTTTAGTTGTTCTCGAAGCCTCACGAAGAGTCATGGGACTCCCATTGATGGTTGTGGCAATGGTCTTTTTAGCCTATGACTACTTTGGTCCTTATTTACCGGATATGATCGCCCATAAAGGGGCGAGTCTTAATAAAATTGTCGGACAAATGGTTCTCACAACCGAAGGTATTTTTGGTGTACCACTAGGTGTTAGTGCAAGTTTTGTCTTTTTATTTGTTCTTTTTGGCGCTCTTTTAGACCGAGCAGGTGCGGGTGAATACTTCATTAAACTTGCCTACACTATTTTGGGACGTTACGATGGCGGTCCCGCCAAAGCGGCTGTTGCAGCTTCGGGTATGTTTGGTATGATCTCAGGCTCTTCCATCGCCAACACAGTCACGGTGGGAACCTTTACTATTCCTTTGATGAAACGTCTTGGTTTTAGCGCACATAAAGCTGCGGCTGTTGAGACTGCCGCTTCCGTTAATGGTCAATTGATGCCTCCGATTATGGGTGCCGCGGCATTTATCATGGCGGAGTTTTTAGGACTCGATTATACGGATATTGTTTTTGCAGCTTTTATTCCTGCATTTACGTGCTATATTGCTCTTTTTTACATTGTTCACTTGGAAGCTAAAAAACATGGTCTCAAAGGTGAAGATCCTAATATTCTTGGTCGTGTCTGGCCTATCTTTATTCATGGTATTCACTACCTTATTCCTATTTTCTTTTTAATCTATACGCTTGTGGTACTACGACAATCCGCACAAAGTGCCGCTTTTAGTGCGATTATGTTTTTGATGATTATCATGCTCGTGCAAAAGCCACTTAAAGCCTTAATCAATCAAGAAAAAGTGACTTTATCGCTCTTTGTAGAAGGGTTGGCAGATATTGGACATGGCATGGTCAATGGTGGCAAAAATATGGTTTCGGTTGCGATTGCAACTGCCGTTGCGGGTATCATCGTAGGCTCTGTAACGCTAACAGGTATTGGTCTTGTCCTCGCAGAGGTCATTGACAATTTAGCCAATGGCTACATTTTAGGCGTTCTTTTCTTAACCGCTTTTGTCTCTTTGGTCTTGGGTATGGGACTTCCAACAACGGCGAACTATATCGTTATGGCGGCATTAACAGCACCTATCATCATGGATCTAGCAGGAAGCAATGGGTATCTTATCCCAGCACTTGCAGCGCATATGTTTGTTTTCTACTTTGGTATTTTGGCCGATGACACACCTCCTGTGGGCATGGCGGCATATGCCGCGGCGGCAGTTGCAAAGAGCGATCCGATTATTACAGGTATTCAAGCGTTTATTTATGACATCAGGACGGGTATTTTGCCGTTTATGTTCTTCTTCAACAATGAGCTACTGTTAATAAGTGGTGTAGATGCAAACGATCCCAATGATCCTTCAAAATGGATTTGGATTACCAATCCTTTTGAAATTGCGCTTATTTTTGGTGGAGCTATCTTTGGTATGTTTGCCTTTACATCAGCAACACAAAGTTTTATCTTAACTAAGATTAACAATATTGAGAGAATTTTATTGATTGTCGTCATTCCATTTTTAATGCTTCCAAAACTTATGGCAGCAAAACTGGGGCTTCCGAGTCATTATTTTGCCTATGTAATCGGTTTTACCCTCTATGGTTTAATCTATTTTGGACAAAGAGTCAAATACAAAAAACAGCAATTAGCACTTGCGTAA